Proteins from a genomic interval of Spea bombifrons isolate aSpeBom1 chromosome 4, aSpeBom1.2.pri, whole genome shotgun sequence:
- the SPX gene encoding spexin: MKDFSSHTTCVLILLLAASMLGPSGGISQNHFQRRNWTPQAMLYLKGAQGRRFISDESQRKDLYDRLQLETRRNTSPITISEAAAMFLSSLQKAREEGEDESAEQPGYLPDGFFGW, translated from the exons ATGAAG GACTTCAGCTCTCATACGACGTGCGTCCTGATCCTGCTGCTGGCGGCGTCCATGCTCGGCCCCTCGGGGGGGATCTCCCAG AACCATTTCCAGAGGAGAAACTGGACCCCGCAGGCCATGCTGTATCTGAAGGGGGCCC AGGGACGCAGATTTATTTCCGATGAAAGCCAAAGAAAAGACCTTTACGACCGGCTGCAGCTGG AGACGCGCAGGAACACGAGTCCGATCACCATCTCGGAGGCCGCGGCGATGTTCCTGAGCTCCCTCCAGAAAGCCCGAGAAGAGG GCGAGGACGAGTCCGCCGAGCAGCCGGGGTATCTGCCGGACGGGTTCTTCGGCTGGTGA